In one Drosophila albomicans strain 15112-1751.03 chromosome X, ASM965048v2, whole genome shotgun sequence genomic region, the following are encoded:
- the LOC117570544 gene encoding uncharacterized protein LOC117570544, producing MAQIRHPKSHVNNYKLCCKSSVIAILQKLKPYINERCAEYFCEDREDQNQEMYQGRALLLNQMEKKDPMMNLWQKPTIHRSKSSLTMLSESSTIKETTAIGDMRSEYSDTNSTLRCSESTNAVKDFRKLNPIWYKIGQLQTANLNERIQHLFIASKFKLPLPQCAIVRPPPRRGNRIEIDLVAFEQIFGGSMNLFTFNARLQSNQKGINFTPAIENSDKFSLSQVDNVQNSSWQFVNVAMTKPKKLRSHLQTWLRTKKQFIKVLIYLVALCIVSFVFSLIF from the exons ATGGCTCAAATTCGC CATCCAAAGAGCCATGTGAACAACTATAAATTGTGTTGCAAGAGTTCGGTTATTGCAATTCTGCAGAAGCTAAAGCCATATATCAATGAACGATGTGCTGAATATTTTTGCGAAGATCGCGAGGATCAAAATCAAGAAATGTACCAAGGCAGAGCATTGTTGCTCAATCAAATGGAGAAGAAAGATCCGATGATGAACCTTTGGCAAAAACCAACTATCCACAGATCGAAGTCAAGTCTGACGATGCTTAGCGAAAGCAGCACGATCAAAGAGACAACTGCGATCGGTGATATGCGAAGCGAATACTCAGATACCAACTCAACTCTG CGTTGCTCTGAATCCACGAATGCTGTCAAAGATTTTCGAAAGTTGAATCCGATTTGGTATAAAATCGGACAACTGCAGactgcaaatttaaatgaacgTATTCAGCATTTATTCATTGCcagcaaattcaaattgcctTTGCCACAGTGTGCGATTGTGCGTCCGCCACCTCGACGTGGAAATCGCATTGAAATTGATCTCGTTGCATTCGAACAGATCTTTGGAGGATCCATGAATCTCTTCACTTTCAATGCCAGACTCCAAAGCAATCAAAAAGGAATCAATTTCACGCCGGCAATTGAGAACTCTGATAAATTCTCTCTCAGCCAAGTTGATAATGTTCAAAATTCTAGCTGGCAATTTGTGAATGTCGCTATGACAAAACCCAAGAAGCTTCGATCTCATCTGCAGACTTGGTTGCGCACCAAAAAGCAATTCATTAAAGTTCTAATTTATTTGGTTGCCCTTTGCATAGTTAGCTTTGTCTTTAGCCTTATATTCTAG